A window from Schistosoma haematobium chromosome 3, whole genome shotgun sequence encodes these proteins:
- the GRK6_1 gene encoding G protein-coupled receptor kinase 6, variant 2 (EggNog:ENOG410V689~COG:T) — MELENIVANTVYIKAKRSGADRDKGRSRKWKTLLAFPHISNCLYLKKCLDLSYDFIVEQQPIGKRLFRLFCRSNNFISDVVDFVDSINTFAVCIPNERQKIGLEIYRRFLSDMSGKRFHQLGNIDDNSVLNALEEPNDAYPDKELFRSILKILEDFLRNSPFSEFLNSVYFNRYLQWKWLEKTPVTKHTFRMYRVLGKGGFGEVCACQVRATGKLYACKKMEKKRMKKRHAENMAMMEKETLQRVNSRFVVNLAYTFETKDALCLVLTIMNGGDLKFHIHNMNNGSGFNENRARFYAAEITLGLQHMHTQNIVYRDLKPENILIDDQGHVRISDLGLAVYIEPGGTAKGRVGTAGYMAPEVVMNTRYTFSPDWFGLGCIVYEMIMGQAPFRRRKERIRREEVDRRVCEDTEEYNYKFSDNSKRFCQSLLQKDPHCRLGCDDAGPEGVKHHNWFSCINWVRLEAGLEDAPFLPDPHAVYAKDVLDIEQFSTIKGVTLDNKDMEFYKKFCSGAVSIPWQNEMLETGCFDDLNEFYKSDGTLVDNLNPDTPPVQQNSTHSQSFFSRLFKRKHRPHGPPIDDNQPIINNNNPVDIEEQITTSGVSSGLEKLNKSGLSSAETKFSSKEHSFKQENIVKSDCLTSISINTQCTQNDIRNDDFLTTKTPISITTNSHYSVDSSAVSHKIINSKHQRPHFCTCFSALCCSRTK, encoded by the exons ATGGAGTTGGAAAATATTGTTGCAAATACGGTGTATATAAAGGCTAAACGAA GTGGAGCTGATAGAGACAAAGGTCGAAGCAGAAAGTGGAAAACATTACTAGCCTTCCCTCACATATCTAATTGTTTATACTTGAAGAAATGTTTAG ATTTGAGTTATGATTTTATTGTGGAGCAGCAGCCGATTGGAAAGAGACTGTTTCGGTTGTTCTGTAGGAGCAATAATTTCATTTCGGATGTCGTTGATTTTGTGGATTCTATT AACACATTTGCGGTGTGCATTCCCAACGAACGTCAAAAGATTGGGTTGGAAATCTACCGCAGGTTTCTTTCAGACATG AGTGGCAAAAGGTTCCATCAGCTTGGAAACATTGACGATAACTCAGTGCTAAATGCTCTAGAGGAACCCAATGACGCTTATCCTGACAAAGAACTCTTTCGTTCAATCCTCAAGATCCTTGAAGATTTCTTACGAAATTCACCATTTTCTGAATTTCTAAATTCAGTCTACTTTAATCGCTATCTTCAATGGAAATGGCTAGAAAA AACACCAGTCACCAAGCACACCTTTCGAATGTACCGAGTCTTAGGCAAAGGGGGATTTGGAGAGGTGTGTGCCTGTCAAGTTCGGGCGACTGGGAAGTTATACGCTTGCAAGAAAATGGAGAAGAAACGCATGAAAAAACGTCATGCAGAAAATATGGCCATGATGGAAAAGGAAACATTACAGCGAGTCAATTCTCGCTTTGTG GTCAATCTGGCGTATACATTTGAAACTAAAGATGCTTTGTGCCTAGTTCTTACAATTATGAACGGTGGTGATCTAAAATTTCATATACACAATATGAATAATGGCAGTGGTTTCAATGAGAATCGAGCAAGATTTTATGCCGCGGAAATCACTTTAGGTTTACAACATATGCATACACAAAATATTGTTTATCGTGATTTAAAACCAGAAAACATTTTAATTGATGATCAAG gaCATGTTAGAATTTCGGATCTTGGCTTGGCCGTATATATTGAACCTGGCGGTACAGCTAAAGGAAGAGTTGGAACAGCTGGTTATATGG CACCTGAAGTAGTCATGAATACACGTTATACATTCAGTCCCGATTGGTTTGGATTAGGTTGTATTGTTTATGAAATGATTATGGGACAAGCACCGTTTCGTCGACGTAAAGAACGTATTCGACGTGAAGAAGTTGATCGTCGTGTATGTGAGGATACAGAAgaatataattataaattttcagATAATTCAAAAAGATTTTGTCAGTCT CTTTTACAAAAAGATCCACATTGTCGACTTGGTTGCGATGATGCTGGTCCCGAAGgtgttaaacatcacaactgGTTTTCCTGTATCAATTGGGTACGTTTAGAGGCTGGACTTGAGGATGCACCATTTCTTCCTGAT CCTCATGCAGTTTACGCAAAGGATGTTTTAGATATTGAACAGTTCTCTACAATTAAAGGTGTTACTTTAGACAATAAAGATATGGAGTTTTATAAAAAGTTTTGTTCTGGTGCTGTCAGTATACCATGGCAGAATGAA ATGTTAGAAACTGGTTGTTTCGATGATctaaatgaattttataaatcTGATGGAACTTTAGTAGATAATTTAAATCCAGATACTCCACCTGTTCAACAAAACTCCACTCATAGTCAAAGTTTTTTCAGTAGATTGTTTAAGCGTAAACACCGACCTCATGGTCCGCCTATCGATGATAATCAaccaataattaataataataacccagTAGACATTGAAGAACAAATAACAACAAGTGGTGTTTCATCGGGATTAGAAAAGCTTAATAAATCTGGTTTATCAAGTGCTGAAACCAAGTTTTCAAGTAAAGAACATTCatttaaacaagaaaatattgttAAATCCGATTGTTTAACATCTATATCAATTAATACACAATgtactcagaatgatataaggAATGATGATTTTCTTACTACAAAAACACCAATATCTATAACAACTAATAGTCATTATAGTGTGGATTCTAGCGCTGTATCTCATAAAATTATCAATTCAAAGCATCAACGTCCACATTTTTGTACTTGTTTCTCAGCTCTATGCTGTTCTCGTACGAAATAA
- the GRK6_1 gene encoding G protein-coupled receptor kinase 6 (EggNog:ENOG410V689~COG:T), translating into MNGGDLKFHIHNMNNGSGFNENRARFYAAEITLGLQHMHTQNIVYRDLKPENILIDDQGHVRISDLGLAVYIEPGGTAKGRVGTAGYMAPEVVMNTRYTFSPDWFGLGCIVYEMIMGQAPFRRRKERIRREEVDRRVCEDTEEYNYKFSDNSKRFCQSLLQKDPHCRLGCDDAGPEGVKHHNWFSCINWVRLEAGLEDAPFLPDPHAVYAKDVLDIEQFSTIKGVTLDNKDMEFYKKFCSGAVSIPWQNEMLETGCFDDLNEFYKSDGTLVDNLNPDTPPVQQNSTHSQSFFSRLFKRKHRPHGPPIDDNQPIINNNNPVDIEEQITTSGVSSGLEKLNKSGLSSAETKFSSKEHSFKQENIVKSDCLTSISINTQCTQNDIRNDDFLTTKTPISITTNSHYSVDSSAVSHKIINSKHQRPHFCTCFSALCCSRTK; encoded by the exons ATGAACGGTGGTGATCTAAAATTTCATATACACAATATGAATAATGGCAGTGGTTTCAATGAGAATCGAGCAAGATTTTATGCCGCGGAAATCACTTTAGGTTTACAACATATGCATACACAAAATATTGTTTATCGTGATTTAAAACCAGAAAACATTTTAATTGATGATCAAG gaCATGTTAGAATTTCGGATCTTGGCTTGGCCGTATATATTGAACCTGGCGGTACAGCTAAAGGAAGAGTTGGAACAGCTGGTTATATGG CACCTGAAGTAGTCATGAATACACGTTATACATTCAGTCCCGATTGGTTTGGATTAGGTTGTATTGTTTATGAAATGATTATGGGACAAGCACCGTTTCGTCGACGTAAAGAACGTATTCGACGTGAAGAAGTTGATCGTCGTGTATGTGAGGATACAGAAgaatataattataaattttcagATAATTCAAAAAGATTTTGTCAGTCT CTTTTACAAAAAGATCCACATTGTCGACTTGGTTGCGATGATGCTGGTCCCGAAGgtgttaaacatcacaactgGTTTTCCTGTATCAATTGGGTACGTTTAGAGGCTGGACTTGAGGATGCACCATTTCTTCCTGAT CCTCATGCAGTTTACGCAAAGGATGTTTTAGATATTGAACAGTTCTCTACAATTAAAGGTGTTACTTTAGACAATAAAGATATGGAGTTTTATAAAAAGTTTTGTTCTGGTGCTGTCAGTATACCATGGCAGAATGAA ATGTTAGAAACTGGTTGTTTCGATGATctaaatgaattttataaatcTGATGGAACTTTAGTAGATAATTTAAATCCAGATACTCCACCTGTTCAACAAAACTCCACTCATAGTCAAAGTTTTTTCAGTAGATTGTTTAAGCGTAAACACCGACCTCATGGTCCGCCTATCGATGATAATCAaccaataattaataataataacccagTAGACATTGAAGAACAAATAACAACAAGTGGTGTTTCATCGGGATTAGAAAAGCTTAATAAATCTGGTTTATCAAGTGCTGAAACCAAGTTTTCAAGTAAAGAACATTCatttaaacaagaaaatattgttAAATCCGATTGTTTAACATCTATATCAATTAATACACAATgtactcagaatgatataaggAATGATGATTTTCTTACTACAAAAACACCAATATCTATAACAACTAATAGTCATTATAGTGTGGATTCTAGCGCTGTATCTCATAAAATTATCAATTCAAAGCATCAACGTCCACATTTTTGTACTTGTTTCTCAGCTCTATGCTGTTCTCGTACGAAATAA